Sequence from the Nocardia brasiliensis genome:
GGCCTCGCGGCGCTGCAGCACGGAGACGACGAGCTTCTTGTATTCGGCGGCAAGCTCTTTGGTCCGGCCGTCCGCGGCGGGTGTCTGGACCGGCTCGGCCTCGACCCACAGCGCGGCACCCGGCCCGGTAACCCCGTGACCGATCTTGGCGCGCCGTTCCGCCTTCAACACGGCCGCGGGCGCGCCACCGCGCATCCGGCCGACCTGCTCGATAGTGGCGACCACGCCGTAGGAGGCGTAGCCCTCGGTCAGGCGCGGCGCGAGCAGCACGGCGTCGGTCTTGGCGGCCCGCGCGGCATCGATCGCGGCCTGCGCCGATTCGTCCAGTTCGATGGGCACGACCATGCCCGGCAGCACGATCGGATCGGTCAGGAACAGCACCGGCAGGTTCTGAGGTGTAGTCACGTGTTCGACCCTTCCAAAAGTTGAGCGATACCAACTCAACCCCACCCCCTCCGGCTTTGTTCCACCACCTCCCCGCTGTTCGCTGAGGGCGAATCGGGGCACCTAACCGGGCGCGGGTCGACGCGGCCCGGTCTGCGCTCACCCGGGCTCGGGGTGGGCAGGGCTCACGAACGCCGCGGCTCGAAGTGCAGCGCGATGATGCCGCAGTCGAAGGGGGTGGCGCCGACCGCGCGCAGGCGCTGGTAGGCGCCGGGGGCGAAGACCGGCATGCCGGCGCCGATGGCGGTGGCGTTGACGAACAGGTGGATCTCGTCGACGAGTTCGGCGGCGAGCAGGGCGGCGACGAGGGTGCCGCCGCCGTAAACGATGAGGTCGCCGCCGGGCTGCGACTTCAGCTCGGTGATGATCTTCGTGAGGTCACCGCCCGCCACCGTGGCGTTCTCCCAAGGCGATTCGGTGAGCGAGTTCGAGATGACGACCTTGGGGGTGTTGTTCATCCAGTCGATGGTCTCCTGGTCCTCGCCGTCCTCGGGGGTCCGGCCCGCCCAGGTGGGGATGAAGCCCTCGGCGAGGTTGCGGCCGAGCACGATGGTGTCGACCGGCCGCATGATCTCGGCGATGTAGGCGCCGACATCGGCGGTCCACGGGAAGGTCATCCAGTCCATCTCCCCGTTCGTGCCCGCCATGTAACCGTCGACGGTGGTCTGGACCTGGAGCTTGAGCTTGCGCATCGCATTTTCCTTTCGGGGCCGGGCCCGGTGCGGGCCCGCTGTTCTGGCGTGCGTTCACAGTGCCGGAGGGGGCTTACGGATTGTTTACGGTCGCTTCGAGCCGGCCCACAGTCCGCACCGCGACGCGAACTGGCCGACCATCGCCATCACCCGGTCGTGTCGATGCCGATCCGCAAACCACGACCCCAACTCCAGCTCTGCCGCCGCCACTTCCGTCGAGTCACGCTGACAAGCGGGTTCCTGACCCGGGATTTGCCGGGCTCGTTGCTGGCCAGGCAAATCACCGCAGCCTCAGGATCGGCGCGGCGGTATCTGGAACGGCGAGGATTTACGAGGAGTTCGTAGCGGCGCTGCGCACCTCGATGACCGATAGCGAAGTAGCCGAGCACCTCGGCGGTAGCCTGTCCGGGATCCGGCGGCGCGCGACGCTGCTGCTGTTGGATGCCTACGGTGAGACCGTGGCACTGGCTACGCCGCCGCTGATGAACCTTGTCTCCACGTCGGCGCTATTGCCCACGGCGGCGCAGGGCTTCGAACTCGGCGAGGCGCGCCATCAGCTGACGGAAGTCAGATGGTCACATCCTCGATCGAATACGCGAAAGTAGTCGACCGGGCCGAGTGGAGGTCAGCTCCTTGGCCGGCGCACGTTGTCGTCGTACCCGTCCAAATAGTTGCCTGCCGGGTCGTAGTCGGTGACGGTGTACATCTGCATCCCATGATTCGGATTAGGTTTGCAGGCCACACCGACGC
This genomic interval carries:
- a CDS encoding dihydrofolate reductase family protein; protein product: MRKLKLQVQTTVDGYMAGTNGEMDWMTFPWTADVGAYIAEIMRPVDTIVLGRNLAEGFIPTWAGRTPEDGEDQETIDWMNNTPKVVISNSLTESPWENATVAGGDLTKIITELKSQPGGDLIVYGGGTLVAALLAAELVDEIHLFVNATAIGAGMPVFAPGAYQRLRAVGATPFDCGIIALHFEPRRS